In Morganella morganii, the following are encoded in one genomic region:
- the secF gene encoding protein translocase subunit SecF: MAQDYTVEQLNHGRRVYDFMRWDNVAFTISALLLIASVAIIGVKGFNWGLDFTGGTVIEVNFSQPADLDKIRDTVAQAGFKDPLIQNFGSSRDIMVRLPPAEGTAGQELGKTVINVINKNIDESAVVKRIEFVGPSVGAELAQTGAMALIAALICILIYVAMRFEWRLALGAVIALAHDVIITLGVLSLFHIEIDLTIVASLMSVIGYSLNDSIVVSDRIRENFRKIRRGTSYEIMNVSLTQTLSRTIMTSATTLLVVLMLYIFGGAMLKGFSLVMLIGVSIGTISSIYVASALALKLGMKREHLIVQKVEKEGADQESILP, encoded by the coding sequence GTGGCACAGGATTATACTGTTGAACAATTAAACCACGGCCGCAGAGTCTATGACTTTATGCGCTGGGACAACGTGGCATTTACCATCTCGGCACTGCTGCTGATTGCCTCTGTGGCAATCATCGGCGTGAAAGGGTTTAACTGGGGTCTGGACTTTACCGGCGGTACCGTCATTGAAGTTAACTTCAGCCAGCCGGCAGATCTGGATAAAATCCGTGATACCGTTGCGCAGGCAGGGTTTAAAGATCCGCTGATCCAGAACTTCGGCAGCAGCCGTGACATCATGGTACGTCTGCCGCCGGCAGAAGGTACTGCGGGTCAGGAACTGGGTAAAACCGTTATCAATGTGATCAATAAAAACATTGATGAGAGTGCGGTGGTCAAACGTATCGAGTTCGTCGGCCCGAGTGTGGGTGCGGAACTGGCTCAGACCGGCGCAATGGCGCTGATCGCGGCATTAATCTGTATCCTGATCTATGTGGCGATGCGGTTTGAATGGCGTCTGGCGTTAGGTGCGGTTATCGCGCTGGCGCACGACGTTATCATCACCCTCGGCGTACTGTCGCTGTTCCATATTGAGATTGACCTGACCATTGTGGCATCCCTGATGTCGGTTATCGGTTACTCACTGAACGACAGCATCGTGGTATCTGACCGTATCCGTGAGAACTTCCGCAAAATCCGCCGTGGTACCTCGTATGAGATCATGAACGTTTCCCTGACTCAGACGTTAAGCCGTACCATTATGACATCGGCAACCACCCTGTTAGTGGTTCTGATGCTCTATATCTTCGGTGGTGCAATGCTGAAAGGCTTCTCGCTGGTCATGCTGATTGGTGTGTCTATCGGTACGATTTCCTCAATCTACGTGGCGTCTGCGCTGGCCCTGAAACTGGGTATGAAGCGTGA